One Purpureocillium takamizusanense chromosome 1, complete sequence genomic window carries:
- a CDS encoding uncharacterized protein (EggNog:ENOG503P6J8) — protein sequence MSQFQSGVHPSGDQPLLENLNSGGVIHDLNPLGSSNASNTSGVGTNHPSKQSHQQQQQHSLSFLRSEPLSGNASDRSTVEPPSNSAQTKINSNVHQQALRVNNSHYPPLGLRSSPNFPVFIPYGAPNVDRSGKPSPSYPPVGVATVPVPAYGNPTTDADSSAQLVAVPITGEQFDAYAKITGETQSPSLFLDLEEPTSQDKTESAQQSSSTNSLQSKIPIDPRIEHWQAPLAPSQFTQSQTTTSVITPRNISPARQNIPTIASRATNSQAITAPAGRIFNTPWPQPCQPLIAPQAKQPTTETGVIGRDGTYCPQGSLVATACGLGSALPASFGASTSTSARHDIKVDNSRNAKKNKNPNSNPSWVYTTPVRPNASFGPLTTGGRPLFTYTQQGQLTAGRAFTSQELRAYVDGGRCFMWVQQAPSQCAGRMDHDDKKCRWASCPINARSISSGWLRVALDEFPGLTSDGTKDPFKVAGVLHLWCFEQIFDPMEFHKSGRLLPEVRHLPKETSNVMAINRETDRDIVPECYNKWFQDREQEFQQHGPVRRPRQHEESLSYALIKYHVSNQTTARHRARATRNQDKATGHQKTIDVHVGDLGLYARIMKNCRATAKAAQSQQMQEAIMVDDDDDPDTTLGDTMGMGWSPVAEEVSVLTEPDKSPASGLQMPPPSNKSSDFLRASTPYKTPSKSPATSRRTTSATTTVAGSAPDMTTRQGKNNASEDVDMSDLIADGAKQDAPRFDLLNPASWKDKTPAPASPIHEFFNPLQSPLTGIVPPVVMQTPLKSPVVRGSIVARGLTAQQAILAQKQELQRRKSVDAHGVVPPEQSTQVAPKRKRDDDDTESGCVSDDMRPAKMQHMDQPSPKRKRDEDDISGASPSPKRRRSELDLTAPNLMAQHQENVMFAQTAESVVPDTAQNTQQTTEAATVAANSEPEGPQTRSADDAGGNLFAGHTQPPELEHAVSLDSLFEQSAADLDVDSLVETFEWPQ from the coding sequence ATGTCGCAGTTCCAGAGCGGCGTGCATCCCTCCGGGGACCAACCTTTGCTTGAAAATTTGAATTCTGGAGGCGTCATTCACGACCTGAACCCCCTTGGCTCGTCCAACGCCAGTAACACGTCCGGTGTTGGAACAAATCATCCGTCCAAGCAGTCCcatcaacagcaacaacaacacagTCTCTCATTCCTGCGTTCAGAGCCTCTCTCGGGCAACGCATCTGATCGATCGACAGTAGAGCCGCCGTCCAACTCAGCTCAGACGAAAATCAACTCGAATGTGCACCAGCAGGCTCTCCGGGTCAACAACAGCCACTATCCGCCCCTGGGCCTCCGCAGCTCTCCCAACTTCCCCGTCTTCATCCCTTATGGAGCGCCAAACGTGGACCGCAGTGGAAAACCCTCGCCCTCATACCCTCCCGTGGGGGTGGCAACCGTGCCGGTTCCTGCCTACGGAAATCCAACGACGGACGCAGACTCCTCCGCTCAGCTCGTAGCCGTTCCAATCACCGGCGAGCAGTTCGACGCCTACGCCAAGATAACCGGCGAGACCCAGAGCCCCAGCCTGTTTCTCGACCTGGAAGAGCCTACGTCTCAGGACAAGACGGAAAGCGCACAACAAAGTAGTTCGACAAACTCGCTTCAGTCGAAAATACCCATCGACCCTCGGATTGAACACTGGCAAGCTCCACTGGCCCCCTCGCAGTTTACTCAGAGTCAGACGACAACAAGTGTCATTACTCCTCGAAACATCAGCCCAGCGCGCCAGAACATACCGACTATAGCTTCGCGGGCTACCAACTCACAGGCCATTACGgctccggccggccggatATTCAACACACCGTGGCCCCAGCCGTGTCAACCCTTGATTGCACCTCAGGCCAAGCAGCCCACTACTGAGaccggcgtcatcggcagAGACGGCACGTACTGCCCACAAGGTAGCCTTGTCGCGACTGCTTGCGGCCTCGGCAGTGCCCTGCCCGCTTCATTCGGCGCTTCGACTTCGACCTCGGCCCGCCACGACATCAAGGTCGACAACAGTCGAAACGCCAAAAAGAACAAGAACCCAAATAGCAACCCCTCGTGGGTGTACACGACCCCAGTCCGTCCCAATGCTAGCTTCGGCCCTCTCACCACTGGAGGCCGACCCCTCTTCACGTATACTCAACAGGGCCAGCTTACCGCAGGCCGTGCCTTCACTTCACAAGAGCTTCGTGCGTatgtcgacggcggacgTTGCTTCATGTGGGTCCAGCAGGCACCCTCGCAGTGTGCCGGACGCATGGATCACGACGACAAGAAGTGCCGCTGGGCGTCGTGCCCCATCAACGCGCGGAGCATCTCTTCGGGCTGGctccgcgtcgccctcgacgagtTCCCCGGCCTGACCTCAGACGGGACCAAAGACCCCTTCAAGGTTGCCGGCGTGCTGCACCTCTGGTGCTTCGAGCAGATATTTGATCCGATGGAGTTTCACAAGAGCGGCCGTCTCCTCCCAGAGGTTCGCCACCTGCCCAAGGAGACCAGCAACGTCATGGCCATCAACCGCGAGACCGACAGGGACATTGTCCCCGAGTGCTACAACAAGTGGTTCCAAGATCGCGAGCAGGAGTTTCAGCAACACGGTCCCGTTAGGCGACCTAGACAACACGAAGAGTCGCTGTCCTATGCGCTCATCAAGTACCACGTTAGCAACCagacgacggcacggcacagaGCGCGTGCCACTCGAAACCAAGACAAGGCGACTGGGCACCAAAAGACGATTGACGTAcacgtcggcgacctgggTTTGTATGCCCGGATCATGAAGAACTGCagggccacggccaaggcggcccaATCTCAGCAAATGCAGGAAGCCATCAtggtcgatgacgacgacgatcccGACACTACTCTGGGAGACACGATGGGCATGGGCtggtcgcccgtcgccgaggaagtGTCCGTGTTGACGGAACCAGACaagtcgcccgcctcgggcCTGCAAATGCCACCTCCGAGCAACAAGTCAAGCGACTTTCTGCGAGCGAGTACCCCATACAAGACGCCGTCGAAGTCGCCCGCGACATCGCGACGCACCACAAGCGCAACGACAACAGTTGCCGGCTCAGCGCCCGATATGACGACGCGGCAGGGTAAGAACAACGCCTCAGAAGATGTCGACATGTCGGACTTGATTGCTGATGGAGCGAAACAAGATGCTCCCCGCTTCGACCTTCTCAACCCGGCCTCGTGGAAGGACAAGACGCCGGCCCCAGCATCGCCCATCCATGAGTTTTTCAACCCACTCCAAAGCCCACTCACCGGCATCGTGCCCCCCGTGGTGATGCAGACGCCGCTGAAGTCGCCGGTTGTACGAGGCAGCATCGTGGCTAGAGGTCTCACTGCCCAGCAGGCGATCCTGGCCCAAAagcaggagctgcagcgccgcaaGTCTGTCGACGCGCATGGGGTCGTCCCTCCGGAGCAATCGACCCAAGTGGCCCCGAAACgcaagcgcgacgacgatgacactGAGTCTGGATGCGTCAGCGACGACATGCGTCCGGCCAAGATGCAGCACATGGATCAGCCATCGCCAAAGCGGAAgcgcgacgaagacgatATCTCGGGAGCTTCCCCCAGCCCGAAGCGACGACGCTCCGAGCTCGATCTCACAGCCCCCAACCTCATGGCTCAGCATCAAGAGAACGTCATGTTTGCCCAGACTGCCGAATCCGTGGTCCCAGACACCGCGCAAAACACGCAGCAAACGACTGAGGCTGCTACTGTCGCAGCAAACAGCGAGCCGGAGGGGCCGCAAACCCGCtcagccgacgacgctggtgGCAACCTCTTTGCAGGCCATACGCAACCCCCAGAACTGGAACACGCGGTGAGTCTCGATAGCTTGTTCGAGCAGTCCGCGGCCGATCTCGACGTGGACAGTCTCGTCGAGACATTTGAATGGCCACAGTGA
- the PDE1 gene encoding 3',5'-cyclic-nucleotide phosphodiesterase (EggNog:ENOG503NZCR~BUSCO:EOG092620FM~COG:T), whose translation MGEEPSPALHVIVLGSGGGPQESNTTAFLVRAASHNWAKSSIVAVDAGVHLSAITRLLRDALASSPPAAALPHTLTSGPFAGLTLPFASPEANATHVTRALVDTYLFTHPHLDHIAGFVVNTAGLPGTRPKKIAGLPSTIHAFKTHIFNNVIWPNLSDENNGAGLLTYLRLVEGGSPALGDGEAKGYLEVCDGLLVKTWSVSHGHCIERHSHRGSSASSASPRFGSHDASSSTSRREGHPLYAFNHHAQSSHYPPSAPSSQPLTRSQTLLGQAAFGPGGASPQASPEVQERYCVYDSSAYFIQDADHRREVLIFGDVEPDSISLNPRNLGIWQEAAPKVAAGTMAAIFIECSYDDSQSNDRLYGHLKPVFVVEELAVLAAETEMARRLQSLESRKRKRIASISDEPGGRPHPSRMSSSLSSASTPAEEPVSPKSVKPTPLAPSAARSAFEVASPDTPHLATPTDELSLREAEELDRDAGVPHRRPLEGLTVVIIHVKDRLTDGPDVGETILQQLREHEQDARLGCEFVVSKPGQSFYF comes from the exons ATGGGGGAGGAGCCGAGTCCTGCCCTGCACGTCATTGTGCTG GgatccggcggcggcccccagGAATCCAATACAACAGCGTTCCTtgtgcgcgccgcctcgcacAACTGGGCCAAGagctccatcgtcgccgtcgatgccggcgtcCACCTCTCCGCCATTACCCGCCTGCTCCGCGATgcgctcgcctcgtcgccgcccgccgcggccttgcCGCACACGCTTACCTCAGGCCCCTTTGCCGGCCTCACCCTGCCCTTCGCATCGCCCGAAGCCAACGCCACCCACGTCacccgcgccctcgtcgacacgTACCTCTTCACGCACCCTCACCTCGACCACatcgccggcttcgtcgtcaacacggccggcctgcccggcACCCGTCCTAAGAAGATCGCCGGCCTTCCCAGCACTATCCACGCCTTCAAGACTCACATCTTCAACAACGTCATCTGGCCCAATCTCAGCGACGAGAACAatggcgccggcctcctgACGTActtgcgcctcgtcgagggaGGCAGCcctgccctcggcgacggggaggccAAGGGCTATCTGGAAGTCTGCGACGGCCTTTTGGTCAAGACCTGGAGTGTAAGTCACGGCCATTGCATCGAGCGACACAGCCACCGCGGCTCctccgcgtcgagcgcctcgccgcgcttcGGCAGCCACGACGCATCCAGCTCGACCTCGCGCCGCGAAGGCCACCCGCTCTACGCGTTTAACCACCACGCCCAGTCATCGCACTACCCGCCCTCTGCGCCCTCGTCGCAACCCCTGACCCGGAGCCAGACCCTGCTCGGCCAGGCCGCGTTCggtcccggcggcgcctccccccAGGCGTCCCCCGAGGTGCAGGAGCGATACTGCGTCTACGACTCGAGCGCCTACTTCATACAGGACGccgaccaccgccgcgaggTGCTTATTttcggcgacgtcgagcccgaCAGCATCTCTCTCAACCCCCGCAACCTCGGCATCTGGCAAGAGGCCGCGCCCAAGGTTGCGGCcggcaccatggccgccatcttcatcgAGTGCAGCTATGACGACTCCCAGAGCAACGACCGCCTGTACGGCCACCTCAAACCCGTCTTCGTCgtggaggagctcgccgtcctggccgccgagaccGAGATGGCCCGCAGGCTGCAGTCGCTCGAGTCGCGCAAGCGTAAGCGCATAGCGAGCATCAGCGATgagcccggcggccgcccccaCCCCAGCcggatgtcgtcgtctctcTCCTCCGCTTCGAccccggccgaggagcccgTGTCCCCCAAGTCGGTCAAGCCGACTCCGctcgcgccgtcggcggcgaggtcggcgttCGAGGTCGCCTCCCCCGACACCCCACACCTCGCCACGCCCACGGACGAGCTGTCTCTGCGtgaggcggaggagctggacaGGGATGCGGGAGTGccccatcgccggccgctcgAAGGGCTCACAGTGGTCATCATCCACGTCAAGGATCGGCTGACGGACGGTCCCGACGTCGGGGAGACGAtactgcagcagctgcgcgaaCACGAGCAGGACGCGCGGCTGGGCTGCGAGTTTGTCGTCTCCAAGCCGGGTCAGAGCTTTTACTTTTAG
- a CDS encoding uncharacterized protein (COG:S~EggNog:ENOG503NY57), whose product MAAARVLLHDNNLASPGALLRVLLTTSSSPSSSSPAASSSSTASSYCWSTRRPLTTITPSSRHSPSSASTHNNHRFTPAAHHQQRSLTMSQPVSRNPHPDFKAVEAARPPWDDTERFHYTRTVAPEWRFGDGANRLRDNDDAAAAAAAATTTATSTTDKGRGNDDKTQPKQQKQHVAIDPYAPGRAPGNNYKLLISAITPRPIAFLSTVGADGHSGANLAPFSYFNMMSHDPPLFVVGFDRGGGGRPKDSLANVLATREAVINIIGEDFLEAANACSIDAPYGASEWDVSGLTPLRDCQTVRPARVAEAVFSVEVKVDHVRDYDRKGAAGEVPQKGCTLVVFEGTRIWVREDALDEQQNLVDPAVLRPVSRLGGISYGRLTQAVEIPRPSFEKDLGGREGLAKLQGPKN is encoded by the exons atggctgcggcgcgagTGTTGCTACACGATAATAACCTGGCCTCTCCCGGCGCACTGCTCCGCGTCCTCCTCACCActtcttcctccccttcttcttcttcccctgctgcttcttcttcttctacTGCCTCTTCATATTGCTGGTCGACCCGTCGTCCACTTACTACTATTACGCCCTCATCACGGCactcgccatcatcagcctCGACGCACAACAACCACCGGTTCACGCCAgcagcccaccaccaacagcgGTCCTTGACCATGTCCCAGCCCGTCAGCCGCAACCCGCACCCGGActtcaaggccgtcgaggccgcgcgcccgccctggGACGACACGGAGCGCTTCCACTACACGCGCACCGTGGCCCCGGAGTGGCgcttcggcgacggcgccaaccgcctgcgcgacaacgacgacgctgctgctgctgctgctgctgctactacgaCTGCGACTAGTACTACTGACAAGGGACGAGGCAACGATGACAAGACTCAACCaaagcagcagaagcagcacgtcgccatcgaccccTACgcccccggccgcgcccccggCAACAACTACAAGCTTCTCATCTCGGCCATCACCCCGCGCCCCATCGCCTTCCTCagcaccgtcggcgccgacggccacaGCGGCGCCAACCTCGCGCCCTTTTCCTACTTTAACATGATGAGCCACGACCCGCCGCTCTTTGTCGTGGGCTTCGaccgcggcggaggcggaagGCCCAAGGACTCGCTCGCCAACGTGCTCGCCacgcgcgaggccgtcatcaacatcatcggcgaggacttcctcgaggccgccaacgcGTGCAGCATCGACGCCCCCTACGGCGCCTCCGAGTGGGACGTCTCCGGCCTGACGCCCCTGCGCGACTGCCAGACGGTGCGCcccgcgcgcgtcgccgaggccgtcttcTCCGTCGAGGTCAAGGTCGACCACGTGCGCGACTATGACCgcaagggcgcggcgggcgaagTGCCGCAAAAGGGCTGCACGCTCGTCGTGTTTGAGGGGACGAGGATCTGGGTCCGCGAggatgccctcgacgagcagcagaacctcgtcgacccggcg GTCCTGCGCCCCGTgagccgcctcggcggcatttCCTACGGCAGGCTCAcccaggccgtcgagatTCCCCGGCCCTCGTTTGAAAAGGATCTGGGCGGTCGTGAGGGGCTGGCGAAGCTCCAAGGGCCCAAGAATTAG